tcAACTTACAGGGGGAGAGAAGTTAAAGCCCAATATGAGGCGTGCGTTCGGTTTGTTGACCTATCCAAGGATCGGCCGATCGAACGCGCCCATCTCGAATCTGAATTTCAACCGACGTGGCGTCGAATCGGACacagattttcaattttacagcGCCGAGTTGGACCCGGCCCCGGACAAAGATTACGAAGGTGAAGTATCGCCAATAACATTGAAACGtgccccttcccctcccctccgcaCAACCTACACCGCAATCCCATTTTACGTGTACTTTGTCTTGTTTAGTGACAGATGGCCAATACCGTCACGCGCCATTTTGCCTACAACGCGTCCCCCTCGAATGATAACCGGACAGGATTTCCTTccattttctccatttttatAATCCGTTCGAATACCGAATCGTTCCACGTCGATCTTTACGTTTTCAACGTTTTCAATGTTTTGAGGGTgatgagaaaaattgaaaatcgtgGACGGAATATATGCAGAGAAGGTTGATataatttctgtaattataaataaatagggcGAGGGTAATTTTTGTTACGCTAGGAGAGTTGCGTGGTGGATGATTGGTGGGTGTCATACGATAATATGGAATTAGGATGATAAATCATCATCCTAAGTTATTTTAAACGTGGCGAATTCTTACgatgagatttttttattgtaattgttaagtattttaattcaaaggaatattcgaaataatttaattacttctcaacgaataaaatttcttgtgaaggtagaataatatttcatatgaaaatttatatttctgtacgaaaatttatatttttgacgcGGTTCACGATATTGacagaattatttgaaaaggtattcgaataaaaagtatagtgaaaaataataatttgaaggagaatcattcgaataattattgagCTACGAAGCTAGAAGATTAATTAACGGTTCACGATATtaacagaattatttataatttgattaattattaataatttgaaggagaatcattcgaataattattgagCCAGGAAACTAGAAGATTAATTAACGGTTCACGATATTGacagaattatttgaaaaagtatagtgaaaaataatttgaaggagaatcattcgaataattattgagCCAAGAAGCTAGAAGATTAATTAACGGTTCACGATATTGacagaattatttgaaaaagtatagtgaaaaataatttgaaggagaattattcgaataattattgagTCAGGAAGCTAGAAGATTAATTAACGATTCACGATATTGacagaattatttgaaaaagtatagtgaaaaataatttgaaggagaatcattcgaataattattgagCCAGGAAGCTAGAAGATTACTTAACGGTTCACGATATTGacagaattatttgaaaaagtatagtgaaaaataatttaaaggagAATCATTATTGAGCCAGGAAGCTAGAAGATTAATTAATGTCAATtgaacgagaaagaagaatttacttTCGCTTGAAAATGTGCAAATTTATTGTGAAAGAACAAAGTCGTCCTAAACTTGgatcatcgatcgaaattcgttCACGAATTTATAAAGCAAGTaacatttcattgaaaatgaaagatcCAACGGATCTGGAACTAGGATCgagtttcaaataataatgtaacttGTCCTACTATTCCCTATTCTATCAATTATTCGTCAACGATTCGAAATCAAAGATCGAAGAAGGGGAACTCGAAACTTGGTCGAAACTTCGATATCCAATACGCGGATTACAATACCTTCATTTTCCACGACAGTTtctcaattttatcgattactTCCATCATCAATTTCATCTCCAACGATCATTCAAATAGCatgtattttcgaaaattgaaattttccttggattttgattatatatatatatatatatatatacagaaatgCGTCTCGAGTTGgcgtataaattatcataattatccgCAGATTCCCCGGCTCCAAAATCTCTCGGGAGATCGATGCACGCTAAACACGCAGACAGAATTCCTAAGGAAGCATCATGGCTAATCTCGGATCGTCCTCGTTCGTCCAAAGACGGGTCTTGGAAGATCGACGAGGGAAGATCCATATATCCCTTCCTATTGAATTCAGGTATCGATCCAACTTTCTTCTCGTGTCTTTCTTCTCCAGATtagaattcttatatttaaagatacttTATGTCTCTTTTATTTCACGTGATTTTTTCTCATCGATTTATCATTCGAGTTAGTCGAACGATCgtgtttcaaatttcaaataaagagAATCGCGCATTTCAACGTttagatatgtatatagtGAAAGTTGAACGGCGTGGTTATTACGTGGATCGAGGAACAAAAGCGGGAAATATTGGATGAATATATTCCGTTGACACGTGGCCTAAAtgccaatttaatttttcccccCGTAGAGATATTATTTCAACTCTGTCATCGTCGTCCGTACGATAACGCGCAAAGCGGATTCGTGGCGGTGAATAAAACATATAGCGTTAATGCGTTATTATATGCCGGTTGAAActcgataaatgaaaatatgctTGCCCGTCTCGCAATTATGACAGGTTTTTGATCCTTGGGATGGgatacagtttttttttaattttaatttctagctTTAAAGAGCAGAGGGAGGGAAATATCGgtcatttctttaaaattgtttcaattataaCGCGTTTCAAGTGTtatggatatatttaaatattttgacgaGATATTATCTTTGTCCAGTTTCATCGTGCAAGCTTTGATCTTTGATAGTTTTGGATGTATCGATATTTTGggtttttagaatctttatttcttaattaatggaACAATTCGTTTTCGTGTCGATTGCATTTTGACTTGAATGGGATAGATTAAATAGGCGTCAGAATTGTAgtagaattttttcgaaatagccgagaaaatgtttttataaaacccgtttaacttttattttatttttattcgatattttattttgcgcAGCACGCCAATTAACGTTTTAGATTTCCAGCGCAAATTTTTTAGTTACGGATGCTATTTGGCTTGCTAATAAATAAAGTGATAAAAAGTGATTTATCAAAGGATGAATCTGTGAAATTTGAACGACTTTTGAAAACCTTTTAATCatacgaattataaataaataaaaaaaaaaagattttaccttttgaattattctataaaagcGTTCATcttacatatttcttttaaagtatgataattaatgtttGAAGTCTTGAAGACAGACTCtgcaagataaattaattcttacttactttttatccaaatttcattcttgaagaagaatttagaaaatcttGTAAACATCTAGAATCTGTTCATTCCATCCGCATAAAActtcaattattctttttttatattcattccaGTTTGATCACTCACAATTGctacaatatttctaattttccatacactatttttctgtattattaattcttacttactttttattcaaatatccttccttttattgaaaaagaatttagaaaatcttGTAAACATCTAGAATCTGTTCATTCCATCTGCATAAAActtcaattattctttttttatattcattccaGTTTGATCATTCACAATTGctacaatatttctaattttccatacactatttttctgtattattaattcttacttactttttattcaaatatccttccttttattgaaaaagaatttagaaaattttataaacatgtaAATCTAGAATTCATTCATTCCATAAAACTTCAATTACTCTTCTTTCATATTCATTCCAGTTTGATCATTCACAATTCAATTTctacaatatttctaattttctgtattattaattcttatttacaaattactttttatccaaatatccttcctttcattgaaaaagaatttagaaaatcttGTAAACATCTAGAATCCATTCATTCCATAAAACTTCAATTACTCTTCTTTCATATTCATTCCAGTTTGATCATtcacaattcaatttttacaatatttctaattttccatacattatttttctgtattattaattcttacttactttttatccaaatatccttcctttcattgaaaaagaatttagaaaattttgtaaacatCTGAATCCATTCATTCCATAAAACttcatttattcttctttcatatTCATTCCAGTTTGATCACTCATAATTTctacaatatttctaattttccatacactatttttctgtattattaattcttacttactttttatccaaatatccttcctttcattgaaaaagaatttagaaaattttgtaaacatCTGAATCCATTCATTCCATAAAACTTCAATTACTCTTCTTTCACATTCATTCCTATTTAATCATTCACAATtgctacaatatttttaattttccatacactatttttctctctatatatatataacacagaaagaatgaaaatattgatgcATACTTACctattgaaaagagaaaaaaaaattaataacattatatataaaatataatataatataaatgaatacaaataatataatataaaatataatatatataaatgaaaaatattttaaatcaaaactcACAAGATCTGAACTGAACTGATTACAATTACAGATCCTCCatctaatttcaattcgaacaATTTCGGTTAAATTCTAATCGAATCTCTCCTTGTTCTTCCACGACGATTCGGGGATCACGTATAATGGTATCCACTGTATCCTCGTTAATTTCAGATTCTCGAAACAGTCAGGTGAACGGTTACACTCCTACGAGGCTCGATCGCCGGGGGAACGATGCCGATCGAATTCTCCGCAAATGATCGTCGCCGAGGATCTTCAGGTTCCGCTTCAATGGAATTCACGCGACTCGACCTAATCTATCTCTTTATCCAATAACCAGCCACTTAATGGAGGAAAGTTTCTTTGAACAAGTCGAGCGTATAACGAAAGGatggatcgatttttttcgcgAACCATTTCAGGAACCATtgtttgtagaaaaaaatttatccaagtTTCCACGTATACATGGCCCGTAGAATTTTCACCTACGTACGAACAAGAGTAATAAAGCTGGTGAATACGGCTACGTTtcttttccaacttttttctctcccctgttcgaattttttccttttccttctccctGCGTTGATTTCGACCTTTCttctttgaaatgaaaaaaaaatgtattgttaTTGATGACATTAGTGTAAGAGAGattgtgataaattatttcctttatcgagatatatattcttttctcgttgagtttattcaatttttcttattttatcgaaGCTGATTTCCTTTGTTTGgaaaagtaaaattgataatttaaaactgtTTACATatcatcttatttattttctgaatattGATTATGATGGAATTCAGTTTCtccaatgaaataaatttaatgtgaaatcggtataaattttcatataaaaatattctttctataagaatatagttattttctagttatatctttaattacttGACTtactgtaatttaatttttccaaaaattttgaaattaagatCCTGATTTCATCCTGTTCCTTGATTTGTGCTAAAATCTtagaaatgtttttctttcgaaggatttaaaataaaaaataaaatttaagtatcataaaatattttttagagaaacGATTATAATAAACGCGAGTTAGAGGAatccattcttttattttccgaTGGTCAAGGTTCACGTTTAAGATTAATCGTAAAATACGAgaattttcccttccctttctttttatataacagaagaatttttcccttgctcaaaagagaaagaaatttttctctttcttcaaaCAGTCACAAACTCATATCCTCCCTTTCGtagtttattgaattattcgttTGAAAATGGAATACACGAACGTTCCCTCTTTTGATCATCGCAACAAGCGAATCTCGTGTATTCCGTGTATTATGGAACGAAAGTAAGGAAAAAGTGGATATTTTGTATCGGTGTTAATCGAccgattaaattatagaaagacAGCCAAGTTGGCCAAGTTTCAAGCGGAAAACCTTCCTCGGATTGTAATCAAGTTCGTTTAATTCCTCTTCTGATCGACTTGCGAACAGTACCTTATGAAATCAATCCGTctacttttatatcttttctttttgtccttttcttctttttttttttttatcgttttttaaatacaatcgatgcatattaaaaaatttggacgaCACGAGACGAGTTCTCGGTGACTTTTgccataaatttgtttattttcaaggTAAGAATTTATGTAATTCAACGAAATTCACGATGAAGAATTCCTTTAACTTTTTACGTAATGGATACgtaatggaaaattgaaatattttaaaaaaaattttatatataatcataaaattttaggGGTTGAAGCAAATTTCTCGtgctttttccaatttaaataatttttataaatcctaaataaattttagaattgccTCCAGcgcaattatattgttaattcaaATTCACTGCCTGTAATAAAATCGTTTCTATCCGTCTGATCGATCACCGACTTCTTTCACTTCTTACGTGAAACACGTAAACGTTTCACGATACGTAAAAGAAAGTAATTGTGAAATCTTTTGGAATTGGCAAAAATCTGTGAATTTTTCCAATACACATTCCTTGTATATtcaagaattagaaaatacgATTCATCCTCCGAGATATTATTCCTCGAGCaagtaaatttgtaaatgtttATCCAACCATCTCTATTCGAATAGAATTGTAATTCaccgatataattttatatattacgtataattGACAGAATGGATCGATTTAACGAACAATGCACATGTTATTTACACAAGTTCAAAGTTCTAATTTGTGAATGAGTGAATGATTATAATCTCCTGAATATTCTTATGATATTTTGATTGGACTTttcgttaatattttcattaatcaaggaatttctagattttatttaaaggaataaaaaaagaatcttgaaaacgaatttaaaattctgaataaatattgtttgataATTTGTACGAATTTCTAAGagataattaaactttaaaatctaaattctttaaaataaatcacacaatttaaaattaatttctttaaaagaaatatgttaattaaacttaaatttagcattcttaataaatattctaatgtataaaatatagaattttaaataaaaaaaaatacttttaatttgaatgtaaacaaatttttaatacttcaatatttggattttcacagtttgaaaaatatttcgaatattcctATTTCGATTATGTTCTCATTCGAATACGTATTTACTttacttgaaattataataataacgtgataaaatttttactttgaagaaatattttttctcaacgagatcctataaatttttaaatttaacaaagtgacaaaataaaaatcactttACTTTGAAACATTTCCAAGGTTTAATGAtggagttaaaaaaaaaagagttcaaaatttcttaacaATTCAACAGGAATTCTCAAGAATCAATCGTCAGTGATCGTCGATTACCAGACtaagttttcaaattttatttctcctcgCGAATTTACATACCATTCGAACAAATTTTGATCATCGCCCTGTTTCAACCTGTCCCTTCGTTTATAATCTTCTtcacccccctcccctctccaacATCAACCATAAAATCTTTCTGAATCGATCGGATAATCCATTCGATCGTTCGTTGGAATAAAAGTCAGAACAATAATTCGATGATGTGTAAAATTcaatcgttttatttaattgacaaAGTGTTCATAATGGGCGGCGACGCGGCACGCGTCGGCCACGCTATTAAATACGTGTACTGCGATAACAAATATGTACAGTTGGCGGAATCGAGATGGTGAAATcgcaaataaaaacattatacaCGATGATGATATTCAGTGATCGTATCGCAGGGCTCGTGTCACGGATATCTTACTTAAAAAAGGACattaacatttcaaaattcattcattcgataattcaattaataattaatgaaatcgtGAAATCGTGATTAGATAATTCGAGtgttcgaattaaattaactcgaatccttttaaataaaatatttttaataggataaatataatatttgtcaataaaattgtttattcgaaatttaaattagctTGAATTAAAAAGGTAAtatcttctttatatattttatactttttaacatACTCTAATTATAAACTGTTACAACCACTTACgatccaattattaattaaattgtattaattgtattgtatcaataaaaaaaaaaaaaaagaaacaaaattcgaTGTCACACAGCCCTGAGATTCCAACTTTTAATCTTCccttatataatttcgaaattgctTTCGAAGAGATTTAACCGATTTCTTACGATCTCGCCATATCGGTGTCACAAACCATGCACACGTAAAGTACGTAACAAACTAGTGATACACCTCGAGAATGATTAGGGGAGATAACATTACTTCGATATCCTCTGCATCCGCCATGGAGGATATCCCTCCTTCTTCCTTATCTTCCTCTATTTTTGtccctttcttttcgttttttttttcttttccgtcCATTTATCATTCCTGATTtgtgattcttttttattaatcgttattTACAAACCACCAGAAATATCCGTGGATATTGGCAACTAGGAGAGAACTTATGTCCTAAAACGATCACACACGCACTCGTCATTGTACGAGCAGCCATTGTACGCCGACCAAGCATGCAAGCCAGTTAGACAAGCGAACATACAGacacgaggggggaggggggctcGTCTTGGAAACTGCACGTGTCCACTTGTTTGTATCATCGTGATTTGAAGGAACGTTGacgatgattttataaaatttgaacattGAGAAGATTGTTAggcaaagattttaaaaagattgcaattaaaaagtatttgaaaaagatgtttgaatattagaatttagaaattaggtaagaaaacttttataacAATGGATGTATATGAAAATTGGGTTTGGattttgagataaaaattagaaattgtaaattaagaaaaatctaaagGATAACTAAATGGTGAATGGTACATTATGCAAAGTTTTGTACATTTAGAAGAGGATTGTGTTTCATGagcaaataatagaaattaagaaaaagcaatgaaaagataaaaagtaaaattagaagaagCTTGAAAAAGTAGAGAACATATTGAGAGAATTTTATCATCTCTTCaatgaagtatttttttatagcaaatagttttaaaactaggttaaaattaaaatttagagaaaatcttatttttgtaCTTAAAATAAaggcaaaaaatatttaaaatattggaataataagGGAAGACGTTAAATATTAGACGCTATACACAAGGAAAACTAATTTacgtataaattaaacattttcagAATAGGAAATCGATTAACgaagattaattaaagtactaaatgaaaagtaaataataaaaactctaTTGGAACTACGCTACAATTGCTGTTCATTCAACTGAAATTAATATACGAGTATATATGCTGGATGacattcttgaaattattgcACAGCGAGCTTCTAAAACGACCaacatcaaaaaatattggatcgACTGTACATTTGTGTATTACGTTTGTTATAAAAAGTCTTATGAATTCTAACATCAGAAATTGTATCAACTTTCTGAcaattcttttcgtttcttgaTACTTGAGCAAACGAACGAATTAATCTGTTCGAGCTATCTACaaaattgtttcgattcgACATTTCGGTGAAAAAGATTCGTTTCGTCGATAATTCCAAATGGCGGACGTCGATCATTGGCCGCTCAGTGTCGACAACTTCtcttgaaagaaagagagagagagaaagaaaaaaaagaaacgtgcaGTTTCGAGACTCGACGTCTTACGTGATCGAACAAGTTGTTGTGGACAGACATAACTGTATACTACTTTCGACAAAACCTCCGGAcgtctttttaaatatatcaatgagATACAAACTTTCTAGGTCCCTGTATGTATACAACCTTAATCAATTTTAGGATTTGACTTCGGATGATTTAAAAACCGTGAGCCATTCGCTTACCAAGTGACGATACCGATTCTTTTAAGTACATACAGTATATTACAGCattcacgtgtatatataagtaCAAGATATACAAAAGTGTTCctcctatatatttttttaccttAACTTACATTTGGCAACGGGATTATTGGTCTTCCGTGTTTATTCTAATTCATAAACATTCTTGGTGATCGATTTACTTCCTTCagggaaaaaaaacgaatagaagaagaagaagaaggaattaaaaataaaaacacgaCGAATATCACAGGCGATAAAAATCAAGCTACGAGCTCTAACGAACAAGCCGACCAACggtaaaaaattgcaaaacacCTTTCTTTACCTTCCCGCATTACACAATTCCTGTATACATCGAAACGACACAGTGTTTCTTTTCACCTGGTAGGCACACGGCTCACTGTACATATAAAATGCGGATACAGCAGTGAAGTGCTATCGAACGACGAACACAACGAACAAGATCCAggtgggggagggaggggaagagagaagaggacaCACACGCGACCGAGTACGACGGTTGTGTTttaaggagggagggaagaagcgACGGACGAGCTTTCGAACGAGTATACTATTTCCATCCCCTTAAAGGGACACGAATTCGTGAGGCGGTTGAATGATTCGCGGCGGCGGGGGCGGCGATAATCTCAGGTCCACGTCCGTGAGGGAGAAGGCGGAGCTGCCGTTGGCGGTGACGCGGGGCCCCATATTGTCGTAAGGCGAGCACAGGTCGCTGGAGCGCAGCGCTCGTCGCGGCAGCGTGGCGAAGCTGGAAACGCTGCTCGCCGGGGGAAGGGCCGTTTTGCCCGCCGCGCCGCCGGTGGCGTGGACTGGAATGTCCAACAGGTCGGGGTAGCAGCGATCAGAGGCATCTTGCGGCACGGCCACCGAGATGAATATGTTCCCGAATATACCGGGCGGGAGAACGCCGCTGGTGAACTCTGGCGGAGGCGGAGGGAACACGCACGGCACGGTTCTCATCGCGGGGCCGCCGCTCATCTCAGGACGAAGTCTCTCCACGGTGACTGTGGCCGCGCTCATGGGATCGCAAATGGACCCTCTCTCGGCCAGTTCCAGGTCACCCGTGCTGCACCCTTCCACTATACTCCCGTGCCCGCTTCCCCTATCGTTGCTGTTCCCGGGTGTGGTGGTGGTCGTGACGGACAGGTCGAGAAGCTTCTTCTCCTGGTCGCCGAAACTGGTGCTGCTCTGCAGCTTCACCTTCTCGCGAGCGGTCTGCCGCCTGGTACCGCCGCACACGCACAGCGCTAGGAGAACCGCGGAAATGGAAGCGCACAACGCGGCCGCGCCACCGCCTGCCAGGCTCACCCAGAGCAACCAGTTGTCGCTCTGGGAGAGGGTGGGCGCCGTGTACACGCGCGGGATCGCCACGCTCACCGTATCCCTGGCCAGGCCGGCGATGTTTTTCGCGAAACAAGAGTACTCCCCGGCATCTCCGTCACTCGCGTTGTACACGGTCAGGTTGTTCCACCTGTCGACGAGTCTACCAGGGGATGATCGTTCGTTGTACGACGAGATGGTGTCGACATCCGACGTCGCGTAAGCTACATAAGTTCCCGTGTAAATTTGCTCGGTCAATTTGGTCGCGTTCACGGGGCCTCCGTTCAATTGCCACCAAACCTCGGGCTCTGGATCACCGGTCGCCAAACAGGCGAGGCTCAAGTTTCCGTTCGTCTCCTCTTGAATGCTGCTCGCGAGAACGAACACCTCGGGCTCGCAGGCGAACTCGACGGGTTTCACGTCCTCCCACTTGCGCCCCTCCAGCCTCATCGGCGAGGAACACGCTTGAGGCACGGAATACAATTTGCTGGGTCCGTTGGGGATCAGCCAAGTGCGAAAGTCTCTCAATCTGCAGTCGCAACTCCACCGATTCCCGTCCAACGTTAGCGTTTTCAAACGTGGCAGATTCGAGATCACCGACACGTCCAGATACTCGAGAACGTTCTTGTCCAACCTCAACGACTCTAAACCCGTCAGATAGACGAACGCCTCCCCGTGGATCTCGGACAGGGAACACCTCTGCAGTTCCAAATTTCTCAAGTGTTGGAGCAGCGGGAACTGATGGCTTCTCAACCGCGTCAATGGATTCCCGCTCAGGATCAAGATCCTCAGCCTCTCGTTGCCGAGAAACGTGTCCGGCTCGAGCATCTCCACGTGATTGTCGGACAAATCGATCTCTACCAGTATCCTCATGTCCCTGAACGAGTCGGCGTGGATCTTGTGAATGCCGGCGTTTCTCAGGAACACTCTCTGCAGATTCAACAGGCCGGAACGCTTGAAGATTTCCGACTGTAACGCGGGAATCTTGTTCCCGGACAGGTCGAGGACCTGCATGTCCGGATCAAGCGAGGCCGGGAGCGAGGTTAGGCCGGCGTCAGGGCATAAGGCGGACTTCTTGCCGGACGTCCACTTGCAACGGCACACGGCTGGACAATCGGTCCAGTCTGGGAACGCAGCCGCTTTCGAGAGCAAGGCAAGGGTGCCGAGTAGAAAAAAGAGGGCCAGCAGGATGCGCCCTCGCAGGGGGTGGTGCCTTGTCCCTATCATGCCACTA
This genomic interval from Apis mellifera strain DH4 linkage group LG7, Amel_HAv3.1, whole genome shotgun sequence contains the following:
- the LOC413384 gene encoding leucine-rich repeat-containing protein 24; the encoded protein is MIGTRHHPLRGRILLALFFLLGTLALLSKAAAFPDWTDCPAVCRCKWTSGKKSALCPDAGLTSLPASLDPDMQVLDLSGNKIPALQSEIFKRSGLLNLQRVFLRNAGIHKIHADSFRDMRILVEIDLSDNHVEMLEPDTFLGNERLRILILSGNPLTRLRSHQFPLLQHLRNLELQRCSLSEIHGEAFVYLTGLESLRLDKNVLEYLDVSVISNLPRLKTLTLDGNRWSCDCRLRDFRTWLIPNGPSKLYSVPQACSSPMRLEGRKWEDVKPVEFACEPEVFVLASSIQEETNGNLSLACLATGDPEPEVWWQLNGGPVNATKLTEQIYTGTYVAYATSDVDTISSYNERSSPGRLVDRWNNLTVYNASDGDAGEYSCFAKNIAGLARDTVSVAIPRVYTAPTLSQSDNWLLWVSLAGGGAAALCASISAVLLALCVCGGTRRQTAREKVKLQSSTSFGDQEKKLLDLSVTTTTTPGNSNDRGSGHGSIVEGCSTGDLELAERGSICDPMSAATVTVERLRPEMSGGPAMRTVPCVFPPPPPEFTSGVLPPGIFGNIFISVAVPQDASDRCYPDLLDIPVHATGGAAGKTALPPASSVSSFATLPRRALRSSDLCSPYDNMGPRVTANGSSAFSLTDVDLRLSPPPPPRIIQPPHEFVSL
- the LOC100577997 gene encoding CAPA peptides isoform X1, which encodes MRNHLFVFLVVLSIFSVSLNLSPCEQDRQLESTRGGEKLKPNMRRAFGLLTYPRIGRSNAPISNLNFNRRGVESDTDFQFYSAELDPAPDKDYEDSPAPKSLGRSMHAKHADRIPKEASWLISDRPRSSKDGSWKIDEGRSIYPFLLNSDSRNSQVNGYTPTRLDRRGNDADRILRK
- the LOC100577997 gene encoding CAPA peptides isoform X2, which produces MRNHLFVFLVVLSIFSVSLNRGEKLKPNMRRAFGLLTYPRIGRSNAPISNLNFNRRGVESDTDFQFYSAELDPAPDKDYEDSPAPKSLGRSMHAKHADRIPKEASWLISDRPRSSKDGSWKIDEGRSIYPFLLNSDSRNSQVNGYTPTRLDRRGNDADRILRK